From Magnolia sinica isolate HGM2019 chromosome 13, MsV1, whole genome shotgun sequence, one genomic window encodes:
- the LOC131223881 gene encoding uncharacterized protein LOC131223881 isoform X3 has protein sequence MLDSTAFAPLLTFYSYEFRPTDRKLGFFRCNPKRGSCRIENLRKIDGVDPLKPLIDCDSDLITARFYGFGCRTPKLGLLRFDLKPRSGNVACGKIDGGGFPESLDVGNLDGVGSKNGGIRFIKGGFEENRVGSRQEMLGKIDGGDYPGPLDIGGSDRVGDSNGGIQFVRGGLERRRQVSRKSEMFGPEHYGNGCNLKPPRYGSKLLGNIDGGNPPKSMNVSNSDSRDSFENDRGDLKLNSREVDPSLGILGAEKSDLFDEVVTEKEEKGFEYEKWSKDREAEDGHLNQKMGSKAEKSTVDGVDLSDSSSFDFLELKRDLEDGQRARSSGAQEDSDLVPSESSRRRGVESEEVGVHLRSQRQVLRRSNMIAKQVISMQSALSLGFVSQLWVDTRSWVVLLVEVRPSMLSGEMERFLLEDVCRVGDVVLVQDESVMENELKMIGLDTLVGYNVMTPGCRNVGKVRGYTFNINSGALELLELDSFGISIIPSSLVCQILW, from the exons ATGTTGGATTCCACTGCTTTTGCTCCACTATTGACCTTCTATTCATATGAATTTAGGCCTACAGATcgaaaattagggttttttagATGTAATCCGAAGCGAGGAAGCTGCAGaattgaaaatttgagaaagatcGATGGTGTAGATCCTCTGAAGCCGTTGATTGATTGTGATTCAGATTTGATTACCGCACGTTTTTACGGGTTTGGTTGTAGAACACCGAAACTAGGGTTATTGAGATTTGATTTGAAACCAAGGAGTGGAAATGTGGCGTGTGGAAAGATCGATGGTGGAGGGTTTCCGGAATCGTTGGATGTTGGTAATTTAGATGGGGTGGGTAGTAAGAATGGAGGAATTAGGTTCATCAAAGGCGGTTTTGAGGAAAACAGGGTGGGCAGTCGACAAGAGATGTTGGGAAAGATCGATGGTGGAGATTATCCAGGACCACTGGACATTGGTGGTTCAGATCGGGTTGGTGATAGTAATGGTGGAATCCAGTTCGTTAGAGGTGGTTTGGAAAGAAGAAGACAGGTAAGCCGAAAATCGGAGATGTTTGGACCGGAGCATTATGGCAATGGATGTAATTTGAAGCCACCAAGGTATGGAAGCAAGCTGTTGGGAAATATCGATGGTGGAAATCCTCCGAAATCTATGAATGTCAGTAATTCAGACAGTAGGGATAGTTTTGAGAACGATAGAGGTGATTTAAAATTGAACAGTAGAGAGGTAGATCCGAGTTTGGGGATCCTTGGGGCCGAAAAGTCTGATCTTTTTGATGAAGTTGTTACGGAGAAAGAAGAGAAGGGTTTTGAATATGAGAAGTGGAGTAAAGACAGGGAAGCAGAAGATGgtcatctgaatcagaaaatgGGTTCCAAGGCGGAGAAGTCAACAGTCGATGGGGTGGACTTATCGGACTCTTCAAGTTTTGATTTTCTAGAGTTGAAGAGAGATTTGGAAGATGGGCAGAGGGCTAGGAGTTCAGGAGCTCAAGAGGACAGTGATTTGGTCCCTTCCGAGAGTTCTAGAAGGAGAGGTGTGGAATCTGAGGAGGTTGGGGTGCATTTGAGAAGCCAAAGGCAGGTGTTGAGAAGATCCAATATGATTGCAAAGCAAGTGATTAGCATGCAATCTGCGCTTAGCTTGGGTTTTGTCTCACAACTTTGGGTTGACACAAGATCG TGGGTGGTACTTTTGGTGGAAGTCAGGCCTAGCATGCTATCTGGAGAAATGGAAAGGTTTCTCCTGGAGGATGTATGCCGG GTAGGGGATGTTGTGCTTGTCCAGGATGAGAGTGTCATGGAGAATGAACTTAAAATGATTGGCCTGGACACTTTG GTGGGATACAATGTCATGACACCTGGCTGTCGCAATGTTGGGAAG GTGCGAGGATATACTTTTAACATTAACTCGGGAGCATTGGAATTGCTTGAGCTCGACTCCTTTGGGATTTCCATTATTCCATCTAGTTTGGTTTGTCAAATCCTCTG GTGA